One Salmo trutta chromosome 12, fSalTru1.1, whole genome shotgun sequence genomic region harbors:
- the LOC115203481 gene encoding DEP domain-containing protein 7 isoform X2 yields the protein MAGKPFRATFIWSSIITNLQQRVQVKRHRHKLKTYHDCFLGSDAVDVVLAHVIQSRFCGDAEVPRSKAVRLCQALMDSRVFEAVGTNVFGNKEKRRATFEDSSCSLYRLLPLPSSPTTMTSSHSTSTITIESGYDSPSKHRNSYSPPLRRKEDQYSNNHSPVKTDKSLEDVLGNLNITSTITPQMINLGLSQELVGEVWRQQTLFRLLQLIDLPLLESLLEGEERPRPPLHSMDSDPDLLYTASYLDREVLKAFSEAQADEWLSAAVDCLEFLPDDLVVEVSRGLPRCGEDQGQCKRLVYGILVQHYGETQHPPLLSNHVFDIHSSISELLVNGKREQALEALQLCLKLQDSRSKEELRRLLRFMAVAAKPQEVKLHKEVENRMAVKRSFSSAIVYSVRLAKGKVDLLVLFMVENHCDVFKIPVSLHKLVSDRLTNIVKGKDPQVLTGSTYCRRVNGKAYVESKQKTTKEELWALLKTIHENPKLSNKEKRRLLGQFYKGHPEIFVQYFGSRLSSDDL from the exons ATGGCCGGTAAGCCGTTCCGGGCCACCTTCATCTGGAGCAGCATCATCACCAACCTCCAGCAGCGCGTCCAGGTCAAGCGCCACCGTCATAAGCTCAAGACCTACCATGACTGTTTCCTGGGGTCAGATGCTGTGGACGTGGTGCTGGCCCATGTCATCCAGTCACGGTTCTGCGGCGATGCCGAGGTGCCTCGCTCCAAGGCCGTACGTCTCTGCCAGGCCCTGATGGACTCGCGGGTGTTCGAGGCGGTGGGCACCAACGTATTTGGGAATAAGGAGAAGAGGCGTGCCACCTTCGAGGACAGTAGCTGTAGTCTGTACCGGTTGCTTCCGCTTCCGTCTAGTCCCACTACCATGACCAGCTCGCACTCGACGAGCACCATCACCATCGAGAGTGGATACGACTCGCCGAGCAAACACCGGAACAGCTACAGCCCACCTCTCAGACG TAAAGAGGACCAGTACTCCAACAACCACTCTCCGGTCAAAACAGACAAATCACTAGAGGACGTGTTGGGGAACCTCAACATCACCTCAACCATCACCCCACAGATGATCAACCTCGGCCTCTCACAGGAGT TGGTGGGCGAGGTGTGGCGCCAGCAGACGTTGTTCAGGCTGCTACAGCTGATAGACCTCCCCCTTCTGGAGAGTCTGTTGGAGGGAGAGGAGCGGCCCAGGCCCCCTCTACACAGCATGGACAGTGACCCAGACCTGCTCTACACAGCCAGCTACCTGGACAGAGAAGTCCTGAAGGCCTTCAGCGAAGCACA ggctgaTGAGTGGTTGTCGGCGGCGGTGGACTGTCTGGAGTTCCTGCCAGATGACTTGGTGGTTGAGGTGAGCAGGGGTCTGCCCCGCTGCGGTGAGGACCAGGGCCAGTGTAAGAGACTGGTGTATGGGATCCTGGTCCAGCACTACGGAGAGACACAGCACCCTCCACTACTCAGCAACCACGTCTTCGACATCCACTCCAGCATCTCTGAACTACTGG TGAATGGGAAGAGGGAGCAGGCTCTGGAGGCCCTACAGCTGTGTCTGAAACTACAGGACTCTCGCAGTAAAGAGGAACTACGCAGACTTCTGCGATTCATGGCTGTCGCTGCCAAACCACAGGAGGTCAAACTACACAAagag gtagagaacaggatggcGGTGAAGAGATCTTTCTCTAGTGCCATCGTCTACAGCGTGAGACTGGCCAAGGGGAAGGTTGACCTACTGGTGCTGTTTATGGTGGAAAACCACTGTGACGTCTTCAAG ATTCCAGTGTCGTTGCACAAACTTGTGAGCGATAGACTGACCAACATTGTGAAGGGGAAAGACCCACAAGTCTTAACAG GCTCTACATATTGCAGGCGAGTCAATGGAAAAGCGTATGTGGAGAGCAAACAGAAGACTACCAAAGAGGAACTATGGGCTCTACTGAAGACAATCCACGAGAACCCCAAACTGTCCAACAAAGAGAAGAGACGCTTGCTAGGACAGTTCTATAAGGGGCATCCTGAGATCTTTGTCCAGTACTTTGGAAGCAGATTGTCAAGTGATGATCTGTAG
- the cstf3 gene encoding cleavage stimulation factor subunit 3 has protein sequence MSTEATADQAAEYIPEKVKKAEKKLEENPYDLDAWSILIREAQNQPIDKARKTYERLVAQFPSSGRFWKLFIEAEIKAKNYDKVEKLFQRCLMKVLHIDLWKCYLSYVRETKGKLPSYKEKMAQAYDFALDKIGMEIMSYQIWVDYINFLKGVEAVGSYAENQRITAVRRVYQRGCVNPMINIEQLWRDYSKYEEGINVHLAKKMIEDRSRDYMNARRVAKEYETVMKGLDRNAPSVPPQNSPQEAVQVEMWKKYIQWEKSNPLRTEDQTLITKRVMFAYEQCLLVLGHHPDVWYEAAQYLDQSSKLLAEKGDMNNSKVFSDEAANIYERAIGTLLKKNMLLYFSFADYEESRLKHEKVHSIYNRLLAIEDIDPTLVYIQYMKFGRRAEGIKSGRIIFKKAREDMRTRHHVYVTAALMEYYCSKDKSVAFKIFELGLKKYGDIPEYILAYIDYLSHLNEDNNTRVLFERVLTSGSLSPEKSGEIWARFLAFESNIGDLASILKVERRRFTAFKDEYEGKETALLVDRYKFMDLYPCSASELKALGYKDVSRAKLAALLQTETVVTPSAPTQKDEADRKPEYPKPDTNQMIPYQPRHQAPPGLHPVPGGVFPVPPAAVILMKLLPPPTCFVGPFVQVDELMESFRRCTLPETVDAAVELITGRQPDAGGEGNGSMENHAMTKSLKRPNADSDEEEDKGAVAPPVHDIYRARQQKRIR, from the exons CGAGAAGCACAG AACCAACCTATAGACAAAGCAAGGAAGACGTATGAACGACTTGTGGCCCAGTTCCCAAGCTCGGGCAGATTCTGGAAACTATTCATTGAAGCGGAg ATCAAGGCAAAAAACTATGACAAGGTAGAAAAG TTGTTTCAGAGATGTCTGATGAAAGTGCTGCACATCGACCTGTGGAAATGCTACCTTTCATACGTCCGAGAGACCAAAGGAAAGCTACCCAGCTACAA AGAGAAGATGGCGCAGGCGTATGACTTTGCGCTGGATAAAATCGGCATGGAGATCATGTCCTACCAG ATATGGGTGGACTACATCAACTTCCTCAAAGGAGT TGAGGCGGTTGGTTCGTACGCTGAAAACCAGCGAATCACGGCGGTGCGCAGGGTCTACCAGAGGGGCTGTGTGAACCCCATGATCAACATCGAGCAGCTCTGGAGAGACTACAGCAAGTATGAGGAG GGCATCAACGTACATCTGGCCAAGAAGATGATTGAGGACCGCAGCAGAGACTACATGAACGCTAGGAGAGTGGCCAAG GAATATGAGACTGTgatgaagggtctggataggaaCGCCCCCTCGGTGCCCCCCCAGAACTCCCCCCAGGAGGCGGTGCAGGTGGAGATGTGGAAGAAGTACATCCAATGGGAGAAGAGCAACCCGCTCCGCACAGAGGACCAGACACTCATCACTAAGAGAG TGATGTTTGCCTATGAGCAGTGTCTGTTGGTACTGGGCCATCACCCTGACGTGTGGTATGAGGCTGCCCAGTATCTGGACCAGTCCAGTAAACTACTGGCAGAGAAGGGG GACATGAACAACTCTAAGGTGTTCAGTGACGAAGCAGCTAACATCTACGAGCGCGCCATCGGTACTCTACTGAAGAAGAACATGCTGCTGTACTTTTCATTCGCTGACTACGAGGAG AGTCGATTGAAGCATGAAAAGGTCCACAGCATCTACAACCGTCTGCTGGCCATCGAGGACATCGACCCCACGCTGGTCTACATCCAGTACATGAAGTTTGGCAGGCGGGCCGAGGGCATCAAGTCAGGCCGCATCATCTTTAAGAAGGCCCGGGAGGACATGCGCACGCGTCACCACGTCTATGTGACTGCAGCACTGATGGAGTACTACTGCAGTAAG GACAAATCAGTGGCCTTTAAGATATTTGAACTGGGCTTGAAGAAATATGGAGACATTCCAGAGTATATACTTGCATACATCGATTACCTCTCACACCTTAATG aggacaacaacaccaGAGTTCTGTTTGAGCGTGTTCTCACCTCGGGAAGCCTGTCGCCAGAGAAGTCTGG TGAGATCTGGGCACGTTTCTTGGCCTTTGAGAGTAACATCGGGGACCTGGCCAGTATCCTGAAGGTGGAGCGCAGGCGTTTCACGGCCTTCAAGGACGAGTACGAAGGCAAGGAGACAGCCCTGCTGGTGGACAGATACAAGTTCATGGACCTGTACCCCTGCTCTGCCAGCGAGCTCAAAGCTCTTGGATACAAG gacGTGTCCCGTGCCAAACTGGCGGCGTTGCTCCAGACAGAGACGGTGGTGACTCCATCGGCTCCCACGCAAAAGGACGAGGCCGACCGCAAACCAGAGTACCCCAAACCTGACACTAACCAGATGATCCCCTACCAACCACGACACCAGGCCC CTCCAGGACTGCACCCTGTTCCAGGGGGGGTGTTCCCGGTCCCCCCGGCCGCAGTCATCCTGATGAAGCTACTGCCACCACCCACCTGCTTCGTG GGGCCCTTTGTGCAGGTGGATGAACTGATGGAGAGCTTCAGGAGATGTACACTACCAGAGA ctgTAGATGCAGCAGTAGAGTTGATAACAGGCAGGCAGCCTGATGCCGGCGGAGAAGGGAACGGCTCCATGGAGAACCATGCCATGACCAAGTCACTGAAGAGACCCAACGCAGACTCTGATGAAGAAGAGGACAAGGGCGCTGTGGCCCCACCCGTTCACGACATCTACCGCGCTCGCCAGCAGAAGAGGATCCGgtga
- the LOC115203481 gene encoding DEP domain-containing protein 7 isoform X1 produces the protein MLHKPRGEQGMAGKPFRATFIWSSIITNLQQRVQVKRHRHKLKTYHDCFLGSDAVDVVLAHVIQSRFCGDAEVPRSKAVRLCQALMDSRVFEAVGTNVFGNKEKRRATFEDSSCSLYRLLPLPSSPTTMTSSHSTSTITIESGYDSPSKHRNSYSPPLRRKEDQYSNNHSPVKTDKSLEDVLGNLNITSTITPQMINLGLSQELVGEVWRQQTLFRLLQLIDLPLLESLLEGEERPRPPLHSMDSDPDLLYTASYLDREVLKAFSEAQADEWLSAAVDCLEFLPDDLVVEVSRGLPRCGEDQGQCKRLVYGILVQHYGETQHPPLLSNHVFDIHSSISELLVNGKREQALEALQLCLKLQDSRSKEELRRLLRFMAVAAKPQEVKLHKEVENRMAVKRSFSSAIVYSVRLAKGKVDLLVLFMVENHCDVFKIPVSLHKLVSDRLTNIVKGKDPQVLTGSTYCRRVNGKAYVESKQKTTKEELWALLKTIHENPKLSNKEKRRLLGQFYKGHPEIFVQYFGSRLSSDDL, from the exons GAGAGCAGGGAATGGCCGGTAAGCCGTTCCGGGCCACCTTCATCTGGAGCAGCATCATCACCAACCTCCAGCAGCGCGTCCAGGTCAAGCGCCACCGTCATAAGCTCAAGACCTACCATGACTGTTTCCTGGGGTCAGATGCTGTGGACGTGGTGCTGGCCCATGTCATCCAGTCACGGTTCTGCGGCGATGCCGAGGTGCCTCGCTCCAAGGCCGTACGTCTCTGCCAGGCCCTGATGGACTCGCGGGTGTTCGAGGCGGTGGGCACCAACGTATTTGGGAATAAGGAGAAGAGGCGTGCCACCTTCGAGGACAGTAGCTGTAGTCTGTACCGGTTGCTTCCGCTTCCGTCTAGTCCCACTACCATGACCAGCTCGCACTCGACGAGCACCATCACCATCGAGAGTGGATACGACTCGCCGAGCAAACACCGGAACAGCTACAGCCCACCTCTCAGACG TAAAGAGGACCAGTACTCCAACAACCACTCTCCGGTCAAAACAGACAAATCACTAGAGGACGTGTTGGGGAACCTCAACATCACCTCAACCATCACCCCACAGATGATCAACCTCGGCCTCTCACAGGAGT TGGTGGGCGAGGTGTGGCGCCAGCAGACGTTGTTCAGGCTGCTACAGCTGATAGACCTCCCCCTTCTGGAGAGTCTGTTGGAGGGAGAGGAGCGGCCCAGGCCCCCTCTACACAGCATGGACAGTGACCCAGACCTGCTCTACACAGCCAGCTACCTGGACAGAGAAGTCCTGAAGGCCTTCAGCGAAGCACA ggctgaTGAGTGGTTGTCGGCGGCGGTGGACTGTCTGGAGTTCCTGCCAGATGACTTGGTGGTTGAGGTGAGCAGGGGTCTGCCCCGCTGCGGTGAGGACCAGGGCCAGTGTAAGAGACTGGTGTATGGGATCCTGGTCCAGCACTACGGAGAGACACAGCACCCTCCACTACTCAGCAACCACGTCTTCGACATCCACTCCAGCATCTCTGAACTACTGG TGAATGGGAAGAGGGAGCAGGCTCTGGAGGCCCTACAGCTGTGTCTGAAACTACAGGACTCTCGCAGTAAAGAGGAACTACGCAGACTTCTGCGATTCATGGCTGTCGCTGCCAAACCACAGGAGGTCAAACTACACAAagag gtagagaacaggatggcGGTGAAGAGATCTTTCTCTAGTGCCATCGTCTACAGCGTGAGACTGGCCAAGGGGAAGGTTGACCTACTGGTGCTGTTTATGGTGGAAAACCACTGTGACGTCTTCAAG ATTCCAGTGTCGTTGCACAAACTTGTGAGCGATAGACTGACCAACATTGTGAAGGGGAAAGACCCACAAGTCTTAACAG GCTCTACATATTGCAGGCGAGTCAATGGAAAAGCGTATGTGGAGAGCAAACAGAAGACTACCAAAGAGGAACTATGGGCTCTACTGAAGACAATCCACGAGAACCCCAAACTGTCCAACAAAGAGAAGAGACGCTTGCTAGGACAGTTCTATAAGGGGCATCCTGAGATCTTTGTCCAGTACTTTGGAAGCAGATTGTCAAGTGATGATCTGTAG